The genomic DNA CCAACACTCACAGTCGCCTTGATCACTGCCGGCGCCTGGCCACTAGCCGCCGCGCCGGGTGCGTTGTACACGGCGAGCGCCGCCTGGGCCACATCGAGCGCCGCAAGACGCGAGTCGCCCGCATGGCTTGCCTGGTTCAAGCTGCGATTGACGGTTGCCGCCGTATCCCCCGCCACACCGCCCAGCGCAAACGTGACGCCAAACTGGCTCGCGCTCTGGCTCATGCTGCTTTGCTGCGCGTCCGTGCCGGGATCGAGGTTCAGGTTCTTCCCGATCAACGTCAGGTCCTGACCCGCGTACAGGTCGGAGCCCTGCACCGTCACATCCTGCTTTGCGTCCAGCGTCACGTTGCCGTTGCCGCTCACAATCTGGCTGCGGATTGTGCTCTGCGTCTGCGCGGCCGTGTCCTGCACCATGTGGCTGTTCGATACACCCTGGCTGAAGCCGGTGCCGGTACCGTTGCTACCCAGATCGCCGAACTGGTGACTGCTCGACTCCTCATGGTTCGTGCTGGTTTCGGTGCCCGCCAGCACATTGATCGCCCCTTGGGTAGCGATAAGGTCGACGCCCTGTGTTCCGCTAATGCCAGAACCCACCACGTCGATATCGCCCGTGTGACTCTTCACGATCACGCTGTTGCCACTCACCACGCTGGCAGTCTGTGTCGTCGCCGAGCCATTGCTGTCCGCATTACCGCGCCCGGCGTTATAAAGCGACGAACTGATGCCGCTACTGTTCGGCCCGCCGGTGACCCAACGCACGAAATCGCCAACCTGATTACTTCTCCCAACCAGTTATTGGCGGAGCCGTAATGATAAAAGCGGTATGCTCGGGTAGTTTCGAACGAATGAATTCGATTGCAGCCAAGTTGTTTTCGTGTGCAGAACTTCGGTCTATCGGTGGATCGGCGCCATCCCATATGCAGTCGATGCGCGCCTCGAACTTGGGGTTGTGCCAAATGCCCCCTTCAATTCGAGCGACAAGTAACCCTCGCCGTGCCGCTTGTTCGCAGACGGCAATTGCCGCCTCGGCCGTGAGCTTCATAACAACACTTCCATGAAGCAAGAAGAAATCTTCTGGATCGGTGTAACGCCTTGACCGATCAACAAGGGTATTTCTAGTCCGACTCATTTTGAATTACTCCACTTAATCCGACCGTCCGCCACCCAATCCGGATCGGTCTTATCGCTGACCTGAACAACTTCACCTGTTCTGTCATTGACAACAACGTAGCCATTCGGCGATCCATATACTGTCGCAGGATCACTCCTGGCTACACCGTCTGGCGACTTCCCGGCAGACCGGTTGTCAACACTTGTTCCAGTTGGGCCGTTCTTGATAGCTGCCTGAATATCGCTCTCGGTCCAGCCTCGTTCCCCGAGTTGATCGGCAATTTTTTTGTCGATTACAGGCTTTACATCTCCCATAGTCAGTGGACCGCTCAAGAGGCCATTGAGCACGTCATCCACTATTGACGTAATAAGCCCCTCCACGGTTGCCTGCACTCCCTGAGGCGTCACCAACGGACTTGGCTTGATCGTAGGATCAAGTTCCGTCGCCGGGTCGACAATCACGCCATCGCCCTTGCTTGCCGCCTCACCCTTAAGTCCTGGCACTTTAATAAGTCCCGCCAGCCACGGCGCCGTCGAGGTCTGCATCAACTGATTGTTCTCAACCTCGACCTTACCGCCCCCAGTCGCCGCCGTCGCGTCCAGACCTGCCGTCACCGCGATACCCGCGATAAGGCTCGTCACCACATTTTCACGCGCCTCACGTTCCGACGCCGTCAGATTGTCTGTTGATTTAAGTAAACTTCCTATCACCGAACTCGCCGCCGCCCCCATCGCACCCGCACCGCAACTCGCCCCCGACCCCGCCGCGCCCGCGCAACCCACAATCGCGTGCAATGCCGCGCGCGCCGTTTCGCCTTCCGGCGTCTGATCAAGGCTGAGTGTATTGATCAGCGCCTTGACCTGGCTTGCCCCAAGCTCCTGCAGATAGGTCACCGTCGCAGCCTGTGCATACTGACCGACCCCACCGGTCACATTCCCGCCTGCCGCAACCGTCAACGCCGTCAGCACCTGACGATACGAACCACCCGGTCCCCAATCCTTGTTGAGCTCATCTGCGCGTTGCTGCGCTTCAGCTCTTTGCTCAGGCGTCAGACTCGGATCGTTCGCAGCCTTGCTCGCGGCGTCCGCCTCCTTCGCCCGGTCGGATACGAACGTCCCAACCTGATTGATGAACTGGCTGGTGATATCAAACCCAGCCTCAATCTTGTCCTTATCGAAG from Paraburkholderia edwinii includes the following:
- a CDS encoding colicin immunity protein, yielding MKLTAEAAIAVCEQAARRGLLVARIEGGIWHNPKFEARIDCIWDGADPPIDRSSAHENNLAAIEFIRSKLPEHTAFIITAPPITGWEK